The Denticeps clupeoides chromosome 16, fDenClu1.1, whole genome shotgun sequence DNA segment CACATTTAACCGCGGAACACCGCAGCACCTCTCACTCATTCAAACCTGCGGTAAACGATGACACTTTTTCATGTGAACAGTaataatacagggtgggccatttatatggatacaccttaataaaatgggaatggttggtgacattgaacacattttataagtggtcagaaacttgtaaataactcatgaaagaataaagttactttaaaaccaagcacaccattgttttttgtgaaattaccaataaatttgatgtatcacatgaccctcttcctattgaaaacacaaaaagttggatccaagaagGCCGACTtgaaaatggccactatggtcaccacccatcttgaaaagtttgccccctcacatatactaatgtgccacaatcaggacgttaatatcaccaaccattcccattttattaaggtgtatccttaataaagaatatttgtgaatatttgtacaatatttgtgaatgtggttATTATGACGCTAACCTGAAAATGATATATGTGCACGTGCACGTTTTCTGTAAAACGGGGACATTTCTGTCCGATCTGGCGTCGTGTCCACATGCCGTTTCAAGTGACCCAGAACGGTTATTTTGTAAACCGGGTTCCAgggtgaatttcttttttttggaaaacgGTGATGTGTttgcccaacctccaacctgacctttaaccccgaACGCGTCCTaaatacaacaatggcggataacacgttggtggttgtgctgcagcagctacaAGACGTCCTCTCTACGCTCTctctattttgaatgaaaagaCGCGGCATGTTTAGCTCACCGCGGGGGACAACTAGACACCGAACAAGGAGAGCGGCGAGAGTTACAGCGCCACATACAGGTTAAAACAGCGCTCTGGAAGTTCTCTATGTCTCCATGTGGTTGACAACGCTCTCATGTGGACACTGATTTTGAAGGAAAAGCGTTTTCATGTGGACGGGGTTTCAAAATGTATCACATTTTGCTGCTAGTAGAAAGTCAAATAAGAGCCACACATACAggcacataatttttttttttttattattcttttttttttttttttctcattttagcCCGTAAATGTGAACTGATGTCTGCACAGCACACTGAACACGATTAAACTGCATCTGTGGAGCGATCGTGACAGGTGGGGGAGGTTCTGGTACGAGGACACAGCGGCGCAGAAAGGTCAGTAGGACGACAAATGGGGACGAGATTGAAATCGTTTCCAGCCACCTGTTCTGAGTCCCGCAGGCACAGACCCCGTCATCAGATGAGCGGCTCGGAGAAACAAGGAGCCAGCCCAACGCAGTGGACTTGAGGCTGAACTTGTTGGATATGCTTATTAAACTGTCCTACAGAATTACGAGCTCTTCTTTAAAAGCATATTTTCACATGCAGTGTCAAAGATGTCACAGCTGCTCTCTAGACAAGTTTCACATTCACTTGTTCACCAGTTAGAACACTTGGAATCAGGATTAAAATAatgtgcatgttggtgttggtagcgGGCGTGGTCGTGTCTGTTTTCAAGGGGTATTAGGACTgtagagatggaggaggaagggtGGAGATGGAAGCTGCGCTACACATGGGCGTGTCATGTATTGACCGGAGGGGAGTTAAATTGTCCAGAACGAGAAAGCAgggggtgtgagagctgtcagtcatgcatacaggctcctccccatTTCAAACATCTTCGGAATGTCCAAAATAATTGCACATCAACAGAAAAGCGCTGGGTAGggagttagttcctcctctacaaCATGCAGATAAcagcacataatttttttaatttaaagcatttatcagacgtcctcatccagagttacagggacagtccccctggagacactcagggttaagtgtcttgctcagggacatgatggtagtaggtgggatttgaacctgggttaataggcgagtgtgttacccactaggctaccaacaACCTTCAATGTTTTATGGTTTTACTGATTGGTTTCTTCAGACATTTACAAACGGAAACGGCAGCAGGAGTAAAATCTGCCTTCTTTATTTTAGAACGGGACCAttggggggaaataaatatCCCGATTCatttcagcccagcagcagctgcattaTTCTTATGCTCAAGTGGACTTGGCGGTGATGTTGTGCGTCTCTTCGCTCTGTTCCCTGTGATGCATTGTGTTCCCCCGCCCATGGCTTCCCTCCCAGGCCGCTTACAGCCACATTCATAAATCCTTTGTAAGGTGGCGATGAAGCCTGAATTATGCGCGTCCGCTGCTGAATAAGAATGTGCGTGCGCAGTGCGCGTGTGGCACGAACGTGTGTGAGAAGCATCTGACAGCACAagtgaatgaatgtgtgtgtgtgtacgagtaCATGAAGACTGGATGAATGGATATAAGAGAGTTTGTTATGCTACCccatgtataaatatatttttcatgaactttaattattttttataaacaaaatataaaagggGGCGTAGCCTGTAtgtatgattgacagctttcacgCATCTTACTAAAAACTCCCATCAGCGCTTAATTTTCAgcgaatgtgaccacgcccactaccaacaccaacatgcaggttatcagcactttaattccagtgaacgtgaccacgcccactaccaacactaacatgcaggttatcaggcgctttaattccagtcaacgtgaccacggccactacaaacaccatcatgcaggttatcaggcactttaattccagtgaacgtgaccacgcccactaccaacaccaacatgcaggttatcaggcactttaattccagtgaacgtgaccacgcccactaccgacaccaacatgcaggttatcaggcactttaattccagtgaacgtgaccacgcccactaccaacaccaacatgcaggttatcagcaaTTTAATTCAAGCAGGAACATATCCTATATGTTCTATCGTGCATGatagaaatacattttgactgtgtgtgtgggtattaTTGCTAGCCCCCCCTCTTTTCTTCCATTTGctccctgtgtctgtgtttgttaacACACTGATTAATAATTCATGGATGCTGTGTTGCCACCATCAACGTCATCTTCTCCCTCCGGCACGCTGAGCTACAACCGCCCCTCCCCCATCCACCTCCTCTCCCCATTCAATATTTCATCTGACACCGAATCTACGTCTCATATCTGCCTCCGCGTGTTCCCCCACAGTCCCAGAGATACTTGTGATTCCTGGCAGGCCGGCGTCTTCGGCTGTGGAGGCTCTGATGACGCAGATTGCTGTGTCCTGCCTCCGAGGCTCTCGCTTGCTCAGACAGGATGGAAGAAGACAGGGCAGGAGGGGGAGGCTGTGAATGTCTTACGCACAGCACCACCGTCCGTCCATGAAGAACCACTGATGGGGTCAAGGGTCAGGGGCTCAGCGTGTGCGCAGCATCTTAATTCAGGACTGTTTGCAATTTAATGTTTCTACCACGTTTGTTTCCTGGCCACCCGGAAAGCTCTGATCAATGAAGTTCCCAACTGTTCGTGACTCACGATGGCTCCCAGGATTTCACAGGTGACAGAGCCACTCATAATGGGAAACAAGCGTCTGGACGCTCTCAGCAGGACGCGTTCGCTAAAATAGACCCCAGCTGAACACATCATTGCTCACGTCAGACCCTCATTCAATGGCGGCCTTGAGTTCTGCACGTTCTGCGCAGGGATGCATTCGTCTGAAAGGTCACGGCTCCACCTCTGTGATGGTGAAAGCGTGTTATATTAGCTGCATAACACAAATTTGTACagttttacattactgtcatgCTTAAAAATGCATGAGCAGAGAGCATAATGTGATGACGTGGAGTAGAGTGCAAGagtgcaaaaaacatgtaattgtGAAATCTGAGAGGCACTGAAGAGTTGACTACTGcagtcataaaatatatttcagtttttggtatcaataaaaaatgtagaaatgtagtaGTATTTCTATtagtaaaataattatgtaagAATTTGAAGCCACATTTTCACGCATCCATGGCATGCTTCACCGTGTCATTGTAGGAACCTCTGATCATCTGAGAACAAAGAGCTGTCAAGGTCCGAGTGGGACCTTGGTGTGGGTCTCACATTTTCAGCATCACTCTCACGCAAGACATCTGATTCGATTAAAAACGTGTCCATTCACTCACGTGtttgctttaattccagtgaacgtgaccacgcccactaccaacaccgacatgcaggttatcaggcgctttaattccagcgaacgtgaccacgcccactaccaacaccaacatgcaggttatcaggtgctttaattccagcgaacgtgaccacgcccactaccaacaccaacatgcaggttatcaggcgctttaattccagcgaacgtgaccacgcccactaccaacaccaacatgcaggttatcaggtgctttaattccagcgaacgtgaccacgcccactaccaacaccgacatgcaggttatcaggcgctttaattccagcgaacgtgaccacgcccactaccaacaccaacatgcaggttatcaggtgctttaattccagcgaacgtgaccacgcccactaccaacaccaacatgcaggttatcaggcactttaattccagggaacgtgaccacgcccactaccaacaccaacatgcaggttatcaggtgctttaattccagtcaacgtgaccacggccactaccaacaccaacatgcaggttatcaggtgctttaattccagcgaacgtgaccacgcccactaccaacaccgacatgcaggttatcaggcgctttaattccagcgaacgtgaccacgcccactaccaacaccaacatgcaggttatcaggtgctttaattccagcgaacgtgaccacgcccactaccaacaccaacatgcattGACAACATTGTTCAGCATTTCAAAACTTAAAATTTGTAGCACGTGTCCTAACAAACATAGCTGAGGGAAACTGGTCCTTGTATCAGACAACACTGCTGACTTTGGTTTTTGGGAAAGAGCTTGAACAGCTTCCCTTACTGTCCATAATgtagaaaaagtgatgcgctgtgaatactttctggatgcactgtatgtgcttttccatacattacattgctcaaactgaacatgAGTTTTACAGTCTAATGCTatagtattctgtggggcaggacGCTTtatttatgggtggtagtagcctagtgggtaacactcacatatgaaccagaagacccaggttcaaatcccacttactaccattatgtccctgagtaggacacttaaccctgagtgtctccaggggggggactgtccctgtaactactgattgtaagtcgctttggataagggcgtctgataaatgctgtaaatgtaaatataagcaGTAAGTTTGTTACTTtgatgaacattttcacagttttggacaCTTTGATTTTGACGTTAGTGAACAGAACTCACACAGTACAAGTTGTATATAGCTTTAAACTACTTCATCTGCATTACCTGTTTGGGTGGCTGTAGGTCCACCCAGCAGTCGGCGTCAGACATCATGCCCACGTCGGCCAGCTTGAACCTCATGGTGCCAAGGTTGGTGTTGCGGGAGAAGCGGTCACAGCTCTGGAGGGACAGGGACACCTCTCCTTCCACCTTGTACCCGTTTGCCAGGGGGAACACCAGATCCTCCCCCCACTGCATGTGGGCCGTGAGGCGGCGCACCGTGGTCTGGGCCTGCCTCTGGTCCCTGGCCGTGCTCAGAAGGCCCACCACGTAACCCTCACAGCCTGCGTCTGTGGCGATGTGCTCCGCTGGTAGGCAGAGGTGGAACGTAaccaattacatttactcacattaCTGTACTTGATTCGTTTTTTGCAAAGTAATTCGAACGGTTTTAAGTTTTTTAAATACTCAAGTACTTTTACTGCGGTACCCCTGCGTCTTCACGTTATTCTACTAATGTTTCTCCGAGCATCgcttcaagcacagagtaagtcatcttatatgttataacaaattcacaatcTGTTTGACAcaaatgacgttttttttcccatctggccactctaccatacaggcttGATTGGTGGATTGCCGCAGAGATGGCTGtgcttctagaaggttctcttcTGACCAtggggttcttggtcacctctctGTCTAAGTTCCTTCTCCCCAGATCCCTcggtttaggtggccggccagctctaggaagagtcctggtggttttgaacctcttccagttaaggatgatggaggccactttGTTCATTGGGACATCCAAGGCAGCAGAAATTGTTTCTGTGCCTCGAGataatcctgtctcggaggtctacagacttCATGCTTGGTGTGTGCTCTGACGTGAAccgtcaactgtaggaccttaTAAAGACAGgcgtgtgtctttccaaatcctGTCCAGTCAACTGGTATTtccacagacacagaaacatctcaaggatgatcgggggaaacaggaggcacctgagctcactTTTGAGTTTCAGGGCAAAGAGCAGGTcagttttttcttatttttaataaatttgccaaaacctcaagtaaacttttctcACGTtgccattatggggtgttgagtGTAGAAGTATGAggggaaaatgtatttatttctgtgaatactttcttgtgctttttcccctgtgtattccatacattgCATTGCTCCAGAGTTTTATAGTCTAATGCTGcagtattctgtggggcagggcactttatttaatttcttatatcagAAGtcagtttgttaataaggaatcaatgaacattttcacagttttggatactctgattttggctttattttctcttttttattgtaatgtttgtgttggACCATACTACTCAGAATatggtacttttgtggccaactgtatGTTTTATGGGGGGCTCTGAACgtagtttgtacatttataccaCCTAAAAGTTGAATACTCAAAGTAAATTCtaaatcaagttttttttttcttacttttactcatgtagatttttagatgggtacttttacttgagtagaatttaagcaaagtaaagatacatTTACTTAATTATATTTTCTCAGTAGTTTTCCCCCCTCTGCTGGAAGGGAAGATAATGACAGCCCCACAGTACGTAACCTCAGGAGCCCAAAACCTCCATCTAGAAAAAAACAGACTTCAGCTCCAAAGCCTTGTGAGGGGGGAGAAGACCAGGAACACCCACGAGAACGGCAGTTTTGGAGATTAGTATACCAGAAggttcaccacagccaccaacaccaaaacggctaaagcttcagggatctacAAATGGAcaagtagcatcataatggacatgcaatgtagACCGTGACACTGCGATCCTTCAGTGTTTTCGGCTGTGTTGTTAGTATAAATACTAGTCCCTGTGCCTGCATTCGTCCTTTTGCCCCGTGAGGGTGTTGGAATCGTGCGATTGCGTCCTCCTTGTCCGGTGCTGCGGTGACAATTAGTGACGTTTTTAAAGATGTTGCAGCTGCACCGACTGCCTACCCTCAGTATATTTAAAGAGCCCATCTGTTTTCTAGAATATGAATTAAAAAGGCTGTGCAAATGACTGTTGTTGGGCTGAAGCAACTGTGAAGATTAGAACAGAAAGCTTTAATCATCATGTTTCCGCTCCAGTGTATTCTTGGTGATCCCCTTTTTCCCGGGGGAATATCCTTTTTGATTCTGAagttcatgaatattcatgaacGTGATGCATCAGGTAGGAGTGACATGTGGGAGTCCTGGTCACCACGTCCAGCCGGAAGTGGGTCTTTTGGCTACAGCGGTGACCAGCTCACCTTCAATCACGGTGACGTGCAGCTCTTTGTTCTGAGAGCTGTAGGTCAGGGAGAAATGCAGCTTGGGGTGGATGATGGAGCTGCTGGTCGTCATTCCGCCGGTCAGCTCTGTGGTACACGGGGTCTCATCGGCAGAATCTGCTGGTGCGGAATTGGAAGAAAAGACTGAATAATTGTGAGTTATTCCCCAGTCAggtgttattttttattcaaacggATGCCATAATGTATCCATAAGAATAAAAATTAACTTCTAAATTCTATTTCTGTCAGTGATACATGTGCAATTGATCACTGTTTACACCCAGTCATTATGTAATTGTGCAGTAATTACACAAGAAAAGGAGCAATTATGAATCCATAAGGGAAGCTGATGCGACTGTATTTTTAGCTACATATAAGTAGTCATGCAGGTTGTCATGTTTGGAGGCTTATAGACTGAGTCACGTAAGTAGCATGTTAGTATGTATGATCAACTTTATGTCTAAATGTCAATTTGATTGATTTATGCTGTCAATGTGGACCCTTCTCCCCTTTCTGGTCACCTGCCACCCCATCCCATCTGACAGGGtttatgacaatcacttcacttcaacatCAGAAGATCTCGATAACGTATGGTGGCCATGATAAGCACTGAAAAGGATTCTGTTTTATGGCAAGTTGACTCTAAAGTGAATGATCCAGACCCAGCGAAAAGGTAATAAATAAGCActctttaataaataaattatttcctAGAGAAATGTTTCCCTTTCTCTGCCTAAAAACAGGCCAAAAAACATTAGTCACATTGGTCTCTATCAGAGGGCTCAAAAATTATCTATAAAtggcatttatttcttaaactTAGTGGATCATAAGCAAAACCTTTAGGTCCCATGCAAGGAGTAAGAAATGAGGTGTGgtgtttggataaaagcgtGTGGAAATGAATAAACCCCCGGCAATAATCAATTCTCTGCATTTACATGGCTCACCACCTGCCACAGAAGAACGGgagttttatatatgttgtatgTGTGGTCACCATCACCTGACGACAGCTGAGAAGGGTCTTAAACCGTTTTCTCCACATTGACAGCGGGGTCGTAAATCACACTGACATTTTGACATAAAGTTTATCATACACACTATTCACATACTCAGTGGTAATTACATTTCCCAATAAGCATCCTGTGTCGATCAAAGTCATTAGAGGACCAGGGTTTCTGTCATTGATTGGGCTCTTATCTCCCAGTGCAGGGGCATCTGCTGTTGCAGTCCAGTAAACGGAAGTGGTTCGAGAGCCATAATCAGGGAGAGCGTTGTGTGTGCCGGAGAGGACGGCGCGGAGTATTTCGCGCGGTGCTCTGCTCTCCTCATGGGACCGGAGAGCCTCGGTAAATCTGGGTCCAGTAAAACCTTTCACTTTGCATGCAAAATTCTGCTGCTAGCCGTGTATTTCCACCAGCTGCCTGTGCAGCATTCAGCATCAGCATCACCAACAAAGCATTTCATGGTTGTACCCCTCGTCATCTTACTGAACCGCTTCACCCATGATCATTATTACGTAAGAATGCATGTTTCGGACTCTTTATTTTTACCTTGCCTGGGGACGGGAAAGACATCCTCGGATCCCTCGGTTGCCTGGTTACTGCAGTCGGGCTGCTGGACAGGGGAGGGCTTGCCTGCTTTCTCGGGGTCGGGGTAGTTGATGACCTCTGGAGACGTCACGGACAGCTTGGGCCGGTAGATTCTGGGGAACTTCAGCAGTGGCTTTGGCTGGATGGGCTCTGTGGATTTCTCCACACAGAACTAAAGGAGAATGGGCACACAAATCAAATAGTGACCAAGCATACGAAATAATAATGTATACATCGATAATATCCTGGACAGTTTTCTGATTACCATGGTGGACATAACAAATGTCAGGCAACGACTGTTGTATATTCCATAGACCAAGGGCAATGGATCAGGAACATAACATTACACTTCCAGCCTGATGCACCTGGTTTTTGCGCATCTCAActcattcctgcacattttgcacatgtttgtcttgcctttgtgtgtcctgttttgaTATGTccaactgtcatgatccggtccggcaggggttactccggaccggagtttcatgttagtcttgtgcaatgttctctGATCCTGTTCACCTGCGTATAAtcatgagtgtataaagctgccctgttatgtctgtttgccgtctggtcattgtctggtgaagtttcccctgtcgtgtgtcagttatgtattaaacccccgtttCGTGACGTCCTTCTTCTTACTTTCCTCCTATAGAGAAACCTGTacaagttttagttttagtttgtatagtttagtttagtgtgtatttatgttttttttttttcttttatgattgcactatgggggggtctgtgtgaaatattatttcaatacacagtatataaCAATAAATCAATCTTGAATCTTAAATCTTGAATGTTGAATAAATGTAAACCAAACAGGATCCAAAACCAGCTTCATTTACAGTCACTACATAATAAATTAATGTTGTGTGAATGTAATTAACACTTGCCTACAGAGTGACTTCTGGGTTGAGAAACAATTctaaatatcattaaatatgtcaaatgaatggcatgttttttttttttttttttatcagcccTAAAAATGTAAGTTGCATAGTGATATTCTGATGTAGCTGTAAAGATACTAGAAGTTCCCTATGTACAGCAGGAACATTATGGCTGCATTCGTTTTTCTGTGCAGTTGCGTGCACCCTGACATCCCTGGAAGCAGACAGCTTCACAATTCAGCTTTGATGTATGTCGTGTATTAGGGCACGCAGTCTGGCGCGGCATGAAAGGGAATGAATTAAAGGTGCTCGGTCGTCCATCATTACCCCAAATGCCGTAATTGGGGCTGAAAGatccctctttttttctcacGGTAAAGAAGAGGAGCTCTTTatgaatatttcttttttcccagCGAGGTCTGGGAGCACGAGCAAGCTGTCAGGGCTCCTGCACTGCAGCCCATGCTGTATTATCAGGAGATCAGACCGGCGGGATGCAGTCTTTTCTCACGATCGTTCTCTTCCACCATCCAGCAGATGGGAAGGGATGGAGGAGGGGGAGTGAGTAGGAGAGcgagaccagaccagacagtcTGGACCGACTTGCGCCTTCTCAGTCTTTTTGCAGCGACGCTCCTCCGCCTCATTAGCACACGTTTTCCGGAAACGTGAATCATGTCGTTTCGTTATGAATTCCCTCTGAAACTGAGTCTCTTCTCTCCCATGTTACAGTCAAGTGTTTTAAAAGTAactaacattttacatttggaatATGCATGTTAGATATGTGAAAATCCTATTTAGTATCATTAGTATTTGTGCCCATGAGCGTGACGTAGGCTCTCATCGGGTGGGTGAACTGCATGTGAGTCATGCCCCCATCCTCAGCCACCATCTGTGTTCGGAACGAGGGCCCTTAAGTCAAGCTCTTATAAATAAGACCTGTCTGGCGTTCAAAGGTTCGGTTGCCGAATTCGGAATGATTGTGCAACAATGTGATTCATCTGCTTCAGTCTAAGCCATCATCCGGCCGGCAAGCCATATGGCGGCGACCTTCAGATTGGGCAGGAATGACCTTTTAAAGAAGAAATTTCAGTGAACTTCACACATTTTTCCTCGGCGTCTGGCAGAAACCACACACATTTCCCGACGCGCCCATACACACAAACCATCAGCGATGCCATCAGTCCATCTGTCATTAATGAACAGGCATCATTTCTGTTATTTACCGTGACGCAAAAGGATGGTAGTgtcctagtgggcaacacagccgcctctgaaccagaagaccacaaagtcccaggttcaaagcaggcttactaccatcatgtccctgagcaagacactccagggggactgtccctgtcactactgattgtaagacgctctggtaaatgcttcaaatgtaaatataatgcgACAGTTTCAAATGTACATGGGCATGAATCAATATAGGTAAAGCCTCACAAGGCCAAATCTACGTTTGGGCCCATGGGGCCAAATAGTGAGGTTGCCACAGAAGAGGTGGGAAATCTCAACTCCTGTAAGACGCTTGTCACACACAGCTCCACTGAGGTGGAACTGGTAGTTTACAGGAGTGCCACCGGAAGCCCTGGAAGCCCTTCAGCCCACAGATGTCCTCAGAGAGGAAGAACGTTGTTTGGAAGAACGGGGCCATTAGTCCCTCTGGGTCCCAACCAGACACTTTTACTGCTTATCAGGCTTCTGGTTTGGCTGTGCTTTCAATGCCCCCCCCACTCAGGCTCCATTGTCACTTATCTCCGGAAACCATCGCCGGTGCTTTTGAAGGTTTTCTCATTACAAGAGCCGATGTAGATGAGAGGAGCTGAGGCAGAATACAGATCGCTGCCAAACAAAGAGTGTGGCATGCATGAAGGACATTACAACCCCAAATGGGTTAACGGCACATAAAGAACCCATCTGTAGAGGCTGTTAAAATAGGGTTATTAACAGAGGTTTCGAAGGCACCTCTCAATGAACATCTCATTTTATCTGAGATCAAGAAATGATTCACATGCTTGTTTCTCCCTGGCAAAGTGAAGGAGACGCCTCCGATCTGGGCCACATAACCACCCAGCGGATTCATGGGTAATGAGCCGCAGCCAATCATCTCGGCACGCCGGGTCAAGACTGACAGCGTGTAAAACCAGCATGACTGCACGCCGGGTCAATATTTCCTCAGCTTTCGTGTTCTCGTGACCCAGACGCCCGTCTAGATGAACGGCCGAGTCCCGGCTGGTCATTACAGGGGACAGGAAATTGAAGGGGACCCCCGGTGCTGCTTCATTAAAATAGGACTTCCCGATCTCGGTGATGGATATTCCAGTTCGCAGGGAACTGCTCgaccaacaacacacacagacacacttcatCTGATCCATATTTTAGACAGTTCTTCAAGTTAAAAGTGGTCTTTTCTAAAACGGTACATTGTGTTCCTGTAGAGGTCAGATTTGGGGCTTACCTGCTGCAGCGAGTGCAGGACGCTGGCTTTCTCGGGGTCACCGCTGTCCCCCTTCTCCAGTTTGCCCTTCTTGCAGGACCTGTACAGGAAGGAGAGCCCGCAGAGGGTCAGGATGCCAGATGCCGTCCCCAGGGTGGCGCCCAGCACGGCGGCCATGGAGAAGATCATGCTTGGTGTGTCCTGGACCCGGCGCTCAGTTCCCAGTGGCTGGTGGCGCTTCAGCCGCCGCCTGTGCTCCACTCATCCGAGGAAGGCGGCGGGAGAACGTCCCAGTCTGCCAGCGCGTGAGCCGTGAAGGAGGAACGGCAGGAGTGTCTCCTCACATGAATccagtggggagagagagagagagagagagagagagagagagggttggAGCGAGAGCGTTgcaggaagggagggagggagggagagagagagagggtggagagGGGGAGCCGGGCCAGGACTGGCTACCTTTGCTTGAATGGAGGGGGGCCTTTATTGAtgtcctccaccaccacct contains these protein-coding regions:
- the syt13 gene encoding synaptotagmin-13 isoform X2, whose protein sequence is MIFSMAAVLGATLGTASGILTLCGLSFLYRSCKKGKLEKGDSGDPEKASVLHSLQQFCVEKSTEPIQPKPLLKFPRIYRPKLSVTSPEVINYPDPEKAGKPSPVQQPDCSNQATEGSEDVFPVPRQDSADETPCTTELTGGMTTSSSIIHPKLHFSLTYSSQNKELHVTVIEAEHIATDAGCEGYVVGLLSTARDQRQAQTTVRRLTAHMQWGEDLVFPLANGYKVEGEVSLSLQSCDRFSRNTNLGTMRFKLADVGMMSDADCWVDLQPPKQRDAAASAGELLLSISYLPAANRLGVVVMKARGLPSDKLKNTIDLSVKLALRHQSTKLKKKQTRRVKHKINPVWNEMMMLEVPRELLAKSSLDLEVLNLLRPGELESLGRCQLGLQASGTGLQHWQQMLDNPRKQIAMWHPLFA
- the syt13 gene encoding synaptotagmin-13 isoform X1, translated to MIFSMAAVLGATLGTASGILTLCGLSFLYRSCKKGKLEKGDSGDPEKASVLHSLQQFCVEKSTEPIQPKPLLKFPRIYRPKLSVTSPEVINYPDPEKAGKPSPVQQPDCSNQATEGSEDVFPVPRQADSADETPCTTELTGGMTTSSSIIHPKLHFSLTYSSQNKELHVTVIEAEHIATDAGCEGYVVGLLSTARDQRQAQTTVRRLTAHMQWGEDLVFPLANGYKVEGEVSLSLQSCDRFSRNTNLGTMRFKLADVGMMSDADCWVDLQPPKQRDAAASAGELLLSISYLPAANRLGVVVMKARGLPSDKLKNTIDLSVKLALRHQSTKLKKKQTRRVKHKINPVWNEMMMLEVPRELLAKSSLDLEVLNLLRPGELESLGRCQLGLQASGTGLQHWQQMLDNPRKQIAMWHPLFA